Proteins co-encoded in one Cupriavidus nantongensis genomic window:
- a CDS encoding ABC transporter permease — protein sequence MTQARIGSPAPAAAVAAPAGEAPQRRRHPWLAPLVPVAPNTRWMLGLSFFVLFFGVWAVVTLGGFVPRTFLADPMTMAREGMTLFTEYNFIGDIGMTVWRVVGGFVLAAVIAVPLGIFMGAYKAAEAFFEPFVSFCRYLPASAFIPLLILWAGIGETQKLLVIFIGSFFQIVLMVAVAVGGARKDLVEAAYTLGANSAGIVRRVLIPGAAPEIAEILRLVLGWAWTYVIVAELIGSSSGIGHMITDSQALLNTGQIIFGIIVIGCIGLVSDLVFKRANQRLFPWSSIQ from the coding sequence ATGACGCAAGCCCGTATAGGTTCACCCGCCCCGGCCGCGGCCGTGGCGGCCCCCGCCGGGGAAGCGCCGCAGCGCCGGCGCCATCCGTGGCTGGCACCGCTGGTGCCGGTGGCGCCCAACACCCGCTGGATGCTGGGCCTGTCCTTCTTCGTGCTGTTCTTCGGCGTGTGGGCCGTGGTGACGCTGGGCGGCTTCGTGCCGCGCACGTTCCTGGCCGACCCGATGACGATGGCCAGGGAGGGCATGACCCTGTTCACCGAGTACAACTTCATCGGCGACATCGGCATGACCGTGTGGCGGGTGGTCGGCGGCTTCGTGCTGGCGGCGGTGATCGCGGTGCCGCTGGGCATCTTCATGGGCGCGTACAAGGCGGCCGAGGCCTTCTTCGAGCCCTTTGTCTCGTTCTGCCGCTACCTGCCGGCGTCGGCCTTCATCCCGCTGCTGATCCTGTGGGCCGGCATCGGCGAGACCCAGAAGCTGCTGGTGATCTTCATCGGCTCGTTCTTCCAGATCGTGCTGATGGTGGCGGTGGCGGTCGGCGGCGCGCGCAAGGACCTGGTCGAGGCCGCGTACACGCTGGGCGCCAACAGCGCCGGCATCGTGCGGCGCGTGCTGATCCCGGGCGCGGCGCCGGAAATCGCCGAGATCCTGCGGCTGGTGCTGGGCTGGGCCTGGACCTACGTGATCGTGGCCGAGCTGATCGGCTCGTCGTCGGGCATCGGCCACATGATCACCGACAGCCAGGCGCTGCTCAATACCGGGCAGATCATCTTCGGCATCATCGTGATCGGCTGCATCGGCCTGGTCTCGGACCTTGTCTTCAAGCGCGCCAACCAGCGCCTGTTCCCGTGGAGTTCGATCCAATGA
- the hutU gene encoding urocanate hydratase, which yields MNAPESQSLQRGQREIRAPRGTRLHCKNWLIEAAYRMIQNNLDPDVAERPQDLVVYGGIGKAARNWECFDAILDSLRRLGEDESLLVQSGKPVGVFRTHPDAPRVLIANSNLVPHWATWDKFNELDRAGLMMYGQMTAGSWIYIGTQGIVQGTYETFVEAGRQHYGGDLSGKWILTAGLGGMGGAQPLAGVLAGACVLAIECQESRIDFRLRTRYLDKKATTLDEALAMIAEATARKEAISVGLLGNAADIVPELAKRAQAGGMRPHIVTDQTSAHDLVNGYLPQGWTVAQWEQARQHDPKSVEAAARPSIVKHVRAMLDFQKMGVPTVDYGNNIRQVAFDEGVQNAFDFPGFVPAYIRPLFCRGKGPFRWVALSGDPEDIYKTDAKMKELFPEDKALHRWLDMAHDRIAFQGLPARICWVGLDERHRAGLAFNEMVKSGELKAPVVIGRDHLDCGSVASPNRETEAMRDGSDAVSDWPLLNALLNTAGGATWVSLHHGGGVGMGFSQHSGVVIVCDGTDAAARRIERVLWNDPATGVMRHADAGYDLAIACAHEKGLDLPMVKDA from the coding sequence ATGAACGCTCCCGAATCCCAATCCCTGCAACGCGGCCAGCGCGAGATCCGCGCGCCGCGCGGCACCCGGCTGCACTGCAAGAACTGGCTGATCGAAGCCGCCTACCGCATGATCCAGAACAACCTCGACCCTGACGTGGCCGAGCGCCCGCAGGACCTGGTGGTGTATGGCGGCATCGGCAAGGCCGCGCGCAACTGGGAATGCTTCGATGCCATCCTGGACAGCCTGCGCCGGCTCGGTGAAGACGAGTCGCTGCTGGTGCAGTCGGGCAAGCCGGTCGGCGTGTTCCGCACGCACCCGGATGCGCCGCGCGTGCTGATCGCCAACTCCAACCTGGTGCCGCACTGGGCCACGTGGGACAAGTTCAATGAGCTCGATCGCGCCGGTCTGATGATGTACGGGCAGATGACCGCAGGCTCGTGGATCTACATCGGCACCCAGGGCATCGTGCAGGGCACCTACGAGACCTTTGTCGAGGCCGGCCGCCAGCACTACGGCGGCGACCTGTCGGGCAAGTGGATCCTGACCGCGGGCCTGGGCGGCATGGGCGGCGCGCAGCCGCTGGCGGGCGTGCTCGCGGGCGCTTGCGTGCTGGCGATCGAATGCCAGGAATCGCGCATCGACTTCCGCCTGCGCACGCGCTACCTCGACAAGAAGGCGACCACGCTCGACGAAGCGCTGGCGATGATCGCCGAGGCCACGGCAAGGAAGGAAGCGATCTCGGTCGGCCTGCTCGGCAACGCCGCCGACATCGTGCCGGAACTGGCAAAGCGCGCGCAGGCCGGCGGCATGCGGCCGCATATCGTCACCGACCAGACCTCGGCGCACGACCTGGTCAACGGCTACCTGCCGCAAGGCTGGACCGTCGCGCAGTGGGAGCAGGCGCGCCAGCACGATCCCAAGTCGGTGGAGGCCGCCGCGCGTCCGTCGATCGTCAAACACGTGCGGGCCATGCTCGACTTCCAGAAGATGGGCGTGCCGACGGTCGACTACGGCAACAACATCCGTCAGGTCGCGTTCGACGAAGGCGTGCAGAACGCCTTCGATTTCCCCGGTTTCGTTCCGGCCTATATCCGCCCGCTGTTCTGCCGCGGCAAGGGGCCGTTCCGCTGGGTCGCGCTGTCCGGCGATCCCGAGGATATCTACAAGACCGACGCCAAGATGAAGGAGCTGTTCCCCGAGGACAAGGCCCTGCATCGCTGGCTCGACATGGCGCACGACCGCATCGCCTTCCAGGGCCTGCCGGCACGGATCTGCTGGGTGGGACTGGACGAGCGCCATCGCGCCGGGCTGGCCTTCAACGAGATGGTGAAGTCGGGCGAGCTGAAAGCGCCGGTGGTGATCGGCCGCGACCATCTGGACTGCGGCTCGGTGGCGTCGCCCAACCGCGAGACCGAAGCGATGCGCGATGGCTCCGACGCGGTGTCGGACTGGCCGCTGCTGAACGCCCTGCTGAACACCGCCGGCGGCGCCACCTGGGTCAGCCTGCATCACGGTGGTGGCGTCGGCATGGGTTTCTCGCAGCATTCCGGCGTGGTGATCGTGTGCGACGGCACCGACGCGGCGGCAAGGCGCATCGAGCGCGTGCTGTGGAACGATCCGGCCACCGGCGTGATGCGCCATGCGGATGCGGGCTATGACCTCGCCATCGCCTGCGCGCACGAGAAGGGCCTGGACCTGCCGATGGTGAAGGACGCATGA
- a CDS encoding ABC transporter substrate-binding protein — MRNPSRFRGRVAGQVAMLAAALAAGAAQAQNTPVTLGMSGWTGFAPLTLADKAGIFKKNGVDVEIKMIPQKDRHLALASGAIQCAATTVETHVAWNANGVPITQIVQLDKSYGADGLAVRADVKSFADLKGKTIGVDAPGTAPYFGLAWMLKKNGMSLKDVKTTTLSPQAAAQAFVAGQNDGAMTYEPYLSTVRQNPDKGKILATTLDYPMVTDTLGCAPKWLKDNPKAAQALVDSYFEALEMIRKEPGKANDIMGAAVKQTGEQFAKSSAYLRWQDREANKKFFEGELASFSKEAAAVLLDIGVIRQVPDVTRLYDARFLK; from the coding sequence ATGAGGAATCCAAGCAGGTTTCGCGGTCGGGTGGCAGGGCAGGTCGCAATGCTGGCCGCGGCCCTGGCGGCCGGCGCGGCGCAGGCGCAGAACACGCCGGTGACGCTGGGCATGAGCGGCTGGACCGGCTTCGCGCCGCTGACGCTGGCCGACAAGGCGGGCATCTTCAAGAAGAACGGCGTCGACGTCGAGATCAAGATGATCCCGCAGAAGGACCGCCACCTGGCGCTGGCCTCCGGTGCGATCCAGTGCGCGGCCACCACCGTGGAAACCCATGTGGCCTGGAACGCCAATGGCGTTCCCATCACCCAGATCGTGCAGCTCGACAAGTCCTACGGCGCCGACGGCCTGGCGGTGCGCGCCGACGTGAAGAGCTTTGCCGACCTGAAGGGCAAGACCATCGGCGTCGATGCGCCGGGCACCGCCCCTTACTTCGGGCTGGCGTGGATGCTGAAGAAGAACGGCATGTCGCTCAAGGACGTCAAGACCACCACGCTGTCGCCGCAGGCGGCGGCGCAGGCCTTCGTCGCCGGGCAGAACGACGGCGCCATGACCTATGAGCCGTACCTGTCGACGGTGCGCCAGAACCCGGACAAGGGCAAGATCCTGGCCACCACGCTCGACTATCCGATGGTGACCGACACGCTCGGCTGCGCGCCCAAGTGGCTCAAGGACAATCCCAAGGCTGCGCAGGCGCTGGTCGACAGCTACTTCGAGGCGCTCGAGATGATCCGCAAGGAGCCGGGCAAAGCCAACGACATCATGGGCGCGGCGGTCAAGCAGACCGGCGAGCAGTTCGCCAAGTCGTCGGCCTACCTGCGCTGGCAGGACCGCGAGGCCAACAAGAAATTCTTCGAGGGCGAGCTCGCCAGCTTCAGCAAGGAAGCCGCCGCGGTGCTGCTCGACATCGGCGTGATCCGCCAGGTGCCGGACGTGACCAGGCTGTACGACGCGCGTTTCCTCAAGTAA
- a CDS encoding NAD-dependent epimerase/dehydratase family protein, whose amino-acid sequence MSQILSKLQAPRLSQPPQLPAPSRRLGRPRLLIVGCGDVGTRCLRILSSRMRIFAVTSQPARRAELRAAGAVPLVADLDRPATLARLRGLATRVLDLAPPPGQGEGDPRTRALLAALRRTSWRRTAGRRARTAAGMLPGEPAILPDRTRPRAAFVYASTTGVYGDRQGARVAEFHAVRPQTARARRRVAAEQAVRAFGRDAGWRASVVRIPGIYAEDRLPLARLKRGTPALVSQDDVYTSHIHADDLARIMVAALFRGRPQRVVHASDDTELRMADYFDLVAERRGLPRPPRITRGEALQVIDKTLLSFMSESRRLDNRRLKRELRLRLRYPTVADFFG is encoded by the coding sequence ATGAGCCAAATTCTGTCGAAGCTGCAAGCCCCGCGCCTTTCACAACCGCCGCAACTGCCGGCGCCATCGCGCCGGCTGGGCCGCCCGCGCCTGCTGATCGTCGGCTGCGGGGATGTGGGGACGCGCTGCCTGCGTATCCTGTCGTCGCGCATGCGTATCTTCGCCGTGACCTCGCAGCCGGCACGCCGCGCCGAACTGCGCGCCGCCGGCGCGGTGCCGCTGGTGGCGGACCTGGACCGGCCGGCCACGCTGGCACGGCTGCGCGGACTGGCGACGCGGGTGCTGGACCTGGCGCCGCCACCCGGTCAGGGCGAAGGCGATCCGCGCACGCGTGCACTGCTCGCCGCATTGCGCCGGACTTCATGGCGGCGGACTGCAGGGCGCCGTGCCCGCACCGCGGCCGGCATGCTGCCCGGCGAGCCCGCCATTCTACCCGACCGTACCCGGCCCCGCGCTGCGTTTGTCTACGCCAGCACCACCGGCGTCTACGGCGACCGCCAGGGCGCGCGCGTGGCCGAATTCCACGCCGTGCGGCCGCAGACCGCGCGCGCGCGCCGCCGCGTCGCCGCCGAGCAGGCGGTGCGCGCATTCGGCCGCGACGCCGGCTGGCGCGCCAGCGTGGTGCGCATCCCCGGCATCTACGCCGAGGATCGCCTGCCGCTGGCCCGGCTCAAGCGCGGCACGCCGGCACTGGTGTCGCAGGACGACGTCTACACCAGCCACATCCATGCCGACGACCTTGCCCGCATCATGGTGGCGGCGCTGTTCCGCGGCCGCCCGCAGCGCGTGGTCCACGCCAGCGACGATACCGAGCTGCGCATGGCCGATTACTTCGACCTCGTCGCTGAGCGCCGCGGGCTGCCGCGCCCGCCGCGCATCACGCGCGGCGAGGCGCTCCAGGTGATCGACAAGACCCTGCTGAGCTTTATGAGCGAGTCGCGCCGGCTCGACAACCGCCGGCTCAAGCGCGAACTGCGGCTGCGGCTGCGCTATCCCACCGTCGCCGACTTCTTCGGCTGA
- the hutH gene encoding histidine ammonia-lyase: MTDSPHDQASRPLLTLQPGQVTLSDLRRIYRGEVRLAMADSAWAGVRAAQATVQDIIDADAVVYGINTGFGKLAQTRIPNDKLAQLQRNLVLSHSVGTGPDLAEDTVRLILATKAVSLARGHSGVRPELIEALLALVNHGVTPCIPAKGSVGASGDLAPLAHMSCTLIGVGEVLVGGKRVPAAEGLAHAGLQAFELGPKEGLALLNGTQVSTALALAGLFAAEDAFAAGLVAGALSLEAIKGSVKPFDARIHAARGQAGQIAVAGAVRAMLDGSEIVDSHKACGRVQDPYSIRCQPQVMGACLDNLQHAARILQIEANAASDNPLVFSEQGDVVSGGNFHAEPVAFAADIIALAIAEIGAISERRLALLLDTGLSGLPPFLVRDGGLNSGFMIAQVTAAALASENKSLAHPSSVDSLPTSANQEDHVSMATYGARRLGEMAANTAVVVGIEAMAAAQGIEFHRPLKSSPLVEQELARIRARVDFVEGDRYLAPDIEAMKQWVVQGDAGAGWPAAVREILPTNAG, encoded by the coding sequence ATGACTGACAGCCCACATGACCAAGCCTCCCGTCCGCTGCTGACCCTGCAGCCGGGCCAAGTCACCCTGTCCGACCTGCGCCGCATCTATCGCGGCGAAGTGCGCCTGGCCATGGCCGATTCCGCCTGGGCCGGCGTGCGCGCCGCGCAGGCCACGGTGCAGGACATCATCGACGCCGACGCCGTGGTCTACGGCATCAACACCGGCTTCGGCAAGCTGGCGCAGACGCGCATCCCCAACGACAAGCTGGCGCAGCTGCAGCGCAACCTGGTGCTGTCGCACAGCGTTGGCACCGGCCCGGACCTGGCCGAAGATACGGTGCGCCTGATCCTGGCCACCAAGGCGGTCAGCCTCGCGCGCGGCCATTCCGGCGTGCGTCCGGAGCTGATCGAGGCCTTGCTGGCGCTGGTCAACCACGGCGTGACGCCGTGCATCCCGGCCAAGGGTTCGGTCGGCGCGTCGGGCGACCTGGCGCCGCTGGCGCATATGTCGTGCACGCTGATCGGCGTGGGCGAGGTGCTGGTCGGCGGCAAGCGCGTGCCGGCCGCCGAAGGCCTGGCGCATGCCGGCCTGCAGGCTTTCGAACTGGGCCCGAAGGAGGGCCTGGCGCTGCTCAATGGCACCCAGGTGTCGACCGCGCTGGCGCTGGCCGGGCTGTTCGCCGCCGAAGACGCGTTTGCCGCGGGCCTGGTCGCCGGCGCGCTGTCGCTCGAGGCGATCAAGGGCTCGGTCAAGCCGTTCGATGCGCGCATCCATGCGGCGCGCGGCCAGGCCGGCCAGATCGCCGTGGCCGGCGCGGTGCGCGCGATGCTGGATGGCAGCGAGATCGTCGATTCGCACAAGGCCTGCGGGCGCGTGCAGGACCCGTACTCGATCCGCTGCCAGCCGCAGGTGATGGGCGCGTGCCTGGACAACCTGCAGCACGCCGCGCGCATCCTGCAGATCGAGGCCAATGCCGCGTCGGACAACCCGCTGGTGTTCTCCGAGCAGGGCGATGTGGTCTCCGGCGGCAACTTCCACGCCGAGCCGGTGGCCTTTGCCGCCGACATTATCGCGCTGGCGATCGCCGAGATCGGCGCGATCTCCGAGCGCCGGCTGGCGCTGCTGCTCGATACCGGCCTGTCCGGCCTGCCGCCGTTCCTTGTGCGCGATGGCGGCCTGAACTCGGGCTTCATGATCGCGCAGGTGACGGCCGCCGCGCTGGCCTCGGAGAACAAGTCGCTGGCGCATCCGTCCAGCGTCGACAGCCTGCCGACCTCGGCCAACCAGGAAGACCATGTGTCGATGGCCACCTACGGTGCGCGCCGGCTGGGCGAGATGGCGGCCAACACCGCGGTGGTGGTCGGCATCGAGGCCATGGCCGCGGCGCAGGGGATCGAATTCCACCGGCCGCTGAAGTCGTCGCCGCTGGTGGAGCAGGAACTGGCCCGCATCCGCGCGCGGGTGGATTTTGTCGAGGGCGACCGTTACCTGGCGCCGGATATCGAAGCGATGAAGCAGTGGGTGGTGCAGGGCGATGCGGGGGCGGGGTGGCCTGCGGCCGTACGCGAAATTTTGCCGACTAACGCAGGTTGA
- a CDS encoding acetylornithine transaminase: MAFAEYPVQSLMYITNRPELVFTEGKGSWLTDHNGKRYLDFVQGWAVNCLGHSNQGMIDALVAQSHKLINPSPAFYNEPMLKLAKQLTDHSCFDKVFFANSGAEANEGAIKLARKWGRKHKDGAFEIITMDHSFHGRTLATMSASGKAGWDTIFAPQVPGFPRAELNDLASVEQLITDKTVGIMLEPVQGEGGVIPATREFMQGLRALADKHKLLLIVDEVQAGCGRCGTLFAYELAGVEPDIMTLGKGIGGGVPLSALLCKAEVASFEAGDQGGTYNGNPLMTAVGSAVIEQLTAPGFLDEVKAKGDYLKEQLLALSAEFGLGGERGEGLLRALLLGKDIGPQLVEEARDMGPQGLLLNAPRPNLLRFMPALNVTREEIDQMIGMLRTLLKKLA, encoded by the coding sequence ATGGCATTTGCTGAGTATCCCGTCCAATCCCTGATGTACATCACCAACCGCCCCGAGCTCGTGTTCACCGAAGGCAAGGGCTCCTGGCTGACGGATCACAACGGCAAGCGCTACCTGGACTTCGTGCAGGGCTGGGCGGTGAACTGCCTGGGCCATTCCAACCAGGGCATGATCGACGCGCTGGTGGCGCAGTCGCACAAGCTGATCAACCCGAGCCCGGCCTTCTACAACGAGCCGATGCTGAAGCTGGCCAAGCAGCTGACCGACCACAGCTGCTTCGACAAGGTCTTCTTCGCCAACAGCGGCGCCGAGGCCAACGAAGGCGCGATCAAGCTGGCACGCAAATGGGGCCGCAAGCACAAGGACGGCGCCTTCGAGATCATCACCATGGACCACAGCTTCCATGGCCGCACGCTCGCCACCATGAGCGCGTCGGGCAAGGCCGGCTGGGACACCATCTTCGCGCCGCAGGTGCCGGGCTTCCCGCGCGCCGAGCTCAACGACCTGGCCTCGGTCGAGCAGCTGATCACCGACAAGACCGTCGGCATCATGCTCGAGCCGGTGCAGGGCGAAGGCGGCGTGATCCCCGCCACGCGCGAGTTCATGCAGGGCCTGCGCGCGCTGGCCGACAAGCACAAGCTGCTGCTGATCGTCGATGAAGTGCAGGCCGGCTGCGGCCGCTGCGGCACGCTGTTCGCCTACGAGCTGGCGGGGGTCGAGCCGGACATCATGACGCTGGGCAAGGGCATCGGCGGCGGCGTGCCGCTGTCGGCGCTGCTGTGCAAGGCCGAGGTCGCCAGCTTCGAGGCCGGCGACCAGGGCGGCACCTACAACGGCAACCCGCTGATGACCGCGGTCGGCAGCGCCGTGATCGAGCAGCTGACCGCGCCGGGCTTCCTGGACGAGGTCAAGGCCAAGGGCGACTACCTGAAGGAGCAGCTGCTGGCACTGTCGGCAGAATTCGGCCTCGGCGGCGAACGCGGCGAAGGCCTGCTGCGCGCGCTGCTGCTGGGCAAGGACATCGGCCCGCAGCTGGTCGAAGAAGCGCGCGACATGGGCCCGCAAGGCCTGCTGCTGAACGCCCCGCGCCCCAACCTGCTGCGCTTCATGCCGGCGCTGAACGTCACGCGCGAAGAGATCGACCAGATGATCGGCATGCTGCGCACGCTGCTGAAGAAGCTGGCCTGA
- a CDS encoding ABC transporter ATP-binding protein codes for MSALSIQQVSRTFSNPRGGQTLALQPVDFEVRDNDFVTILGPSGCGKSTLLRIVAGLDTPTSGRVLLDGQPVFAPGADRGMVFQSYTLFPWLTIEQNVRFGLRERGMSAAEQKERSDFFIQRVGLRGFEHHFPKQLSGGMQQRTAIARALANDPKILLLDEPFGALDNQTRVLMQELLLGIWEASRKTVLFVTHDIDEAIFMANRVAVFSARPGRIKSEIAVDFPHPRHYTIKTTPEFSALKARLTEEIRAEAMAAAEH; via the coding sequence ATGAGCGCACTGTCCATCCAGCAGGTCTCGCGGACCTTCTCCAACCCGCGCGGCGGCCAGACGCTGGCGCTGCAGCCGGTCGACTTCGAAGTCCGCGACAACGACTTCGTCACCATCCTGGGCCCGTCGGGCTGCGGCAAGTCCACGCTGCTGCGCATCGTCGCGGGGCTGGATACCCCGACCAGCGGGCGCGTGCTGCTCGACGGCCAGCCGGTGTTCGCGCCGGGCGCGGACCGCGGCATGGTGTTCCAGTCGTACACGCTGTTCCCATGGCTGACGATCGAGCAGAACGTGCGCTTCGGCCTGCGCGAGCGCGGCATGAGCGCGGCCGAGCAGAAGGAGCGCAGCGACTTCTTTATCCAGCGCGTGGGGCTGCGCGGCTTCGAGCACCACTTCCCCAAGCAGCTGTCGGGCGGCATGCAGCAGCGCACCGCGATTGCGCGCGCGCTGGCCAACGATCCCAAGATCCTGCTGCTCGACGAGCCCTTCGGCGCGCTCGACAACCAGACCCGCGTGCTGATGCAGGAGCTGCTGCTGGGCATCTGGGAGGCGTCGCGCAAGACGGTATTATTCGTGACCCACGATATCGACGAGGCCATCTTCATGGCCAACCGGGTGGCGGTGTTTTCCGCCAGGCCGGGTCGGATCAAGAGCGAGATCGCGGTCGATTTCCCGCATCCGCGCCATTACACGATCAAGACCACTCCCGAGTTCTCCGCGCTCAAGGCGCGGCTGACCGAGGAAATCCGCGCCGAGGCCATGGCCGCGGCCGAGCACTAA
- the hutC gene encoding histidine utilization repressor: protein MNHAAGTPTSASASPTALYQQVKEYIARQIQSGAWQPGDRVPSEQELVNRFGVSRMTVNRALRELQEQGRVVRVAGVGTFVAEHKPQSTLLSVVNLQDEIRMRGHDYACDVILVERVSASIEVAAALELRTGESVFHSVCVHREDGVPVQLEDRYVNPRVAPDFITQDFSATQPGEYLLRHVPYDQVEHVVDAIAATPEQAAQLEMPPTQACLMLTRRTWTNGVPVTFVRCLHPGNRYRLGSRFRADGNPAFG, encoded by the coding sequence ATGAACCACGCCGCCGGCACCCCGACTTCCGCTTCTGCCTCTCCCACCGCGCTCTACCAGCAGGTGAAGGAGTACATCGCCCGCCAGATCCAGAGCGGCGCGTGGCAGCCGGGCGACCGGGTGCCGTCGGAACAGGAACTGGTGAACCGCTTCGGCGTCTCGCGCATGACCGTCAACCGGGCGCTGCGCGAGCTGCAGGAGCAGGGCCGGGTGGTGCGCGTGGCCGGCGTGGGCACCTTCGTCGCCGAGCACAAGCCGCAGTCGACGCTGCTGTCGGTGGTCAACCTGCAGGACGAGATCCGCATGCGCGGGCATGACTACGCCTGCGACGTGATCCTGGTCGAGCGGGTCTCGGCGTCCATCGAAGTGGCCGCGGCGCTGGAGCTGCGCACCGGCGAGTCGGTGTTCCATTCCGTCTGCGTGCACCGCGAGGACGGCGTGCCGGTGCAGCTGGAGGACCGCTACGTCAATCCGCGCGTGGCGCCAGACTTCATCACCCAGGATTTCAGCGCGACCCAGCCCGGCGAATACCTGCTGCGCCACGTGCCCTACGACCAGGTCGAGCATGTGGTCGATGCCATTGCCGCGACGCCGGAGCAGGCTGCGCAGCTCGAAATGCCGCCGACGCAGGCCTGCCTGATGCTGACGCGCCGCACCTGGACCAATGGCGTGCCGGTGACTTTCGTACGCTGCCTGCATCCGGGCAACCGCTATCGCCTCGGCAGCCGCTTCCGCGCCGACGGCAATCCCGCGTTCGGCTGA
- a CDS encoding CDP-6-deoxy-delta-3,4-glucoseen reductase, translating into MAYQVTVMPSGHKFEVAADETILGAALRHSIGLPYGCKNGACGSCKGRVLEGSIVQGDHAPSALTAQEKTEGRALFCCANAASDITIECREVHGAGDIPIKKVPCRVTSLERLADDVIAIKLQLPATERMQYLAGQYVEFLLRDGKRRSYSIATPPHEDGPIELHIRHMPGGAFTDYVFGAKEGQPAMKERDILRFEGPLGSFFLREESEAPIILLASGTGFAPIKAIVEHAAYTGITRPMTLYWGGRRPKDLYMHALCEQWARDLPNFKYVPVVSDALPEDNWQGRTGFVHQAVIADFPDLSGHEVYACGAPVMINAARGDFTRQCKLHEDAFFADSFTSEADLHAAPPAA; encoded by the coding sequence ATGGCTTATCAAGTAACCGTCATGCCCAGCGGCCACAAGTTTGAAGTGGCCGCGGACGAAACCATCCTCGGCGCGGCCCTGCGCCACAGCATCGGGCTGCCCTACGGCTGCAAGAACGGCGCCTGCGGTTCGTGCAAGGGCCGCGTGCTCGAAGGCAGCATCGTGCAGGGCGACCATGCCCCGTCGGCGCTGACCGCGCAGGAAAAGACCGAGGGCCGCGCGCTGTTCTGCTGCGCCAATGCAGCCTCGGACATCACCATCGAATGCCGCGAGGTCCACGGCGCCGGCGATATCCCGATCAAGAAGGTGCCGTGCCGCGTCACTTCGCTGGAGCGCCTGGCCGACGACGTGATCGCGATCAAGCTGCAGCTGCCGGCGACCGAGCGCATGCAGTACCTGGCCGGCCAGTACGTCGAATTCCTGCTGCGCGACGGCAAGCGCCGCAGCTATTCGATCGCCACGCCGCCGCACGAGGACGGCCCGATCGAACTGCATATCCGCCATATGCCGGGCGGCGCCTTCACCGACTACGTGTTCGGCGCCAAGGAAGGCCAGCCGGCGATGAAGGAGCGCGACATCCTGCGCTTCGAAGGCCCGCTGGGCAGCTTCTTCCTGCGCGAGGAATCGGAAGCGCCGATCATCCTGCTGGCGTCCGGCACCGGCTTTGCGCCGATCAAGGCCATCGTCGAGCATGCCGCCTACACCGGCATCACGCGTCCGATGACGCTGTACTGGGGCGGCCGCCGGCCCAAGGACCTGTACATGCACGCGCTGTGCGAGCAGTGGGCGCGCGACCTGCCTAACTTCAAGTACGTGCCGGTGGTTTCCGACGCGCTGCCGGAAGACAACTGGCAGGGCCGCACCGGCTTTGTCCACCAGGCGGTGATCGCCGACTTCCCCGACCTGTCGGGCCACGAGGTCTACGCCTGCGGCGCGCCGGTGATGATCAACGCCGCGCGCGGCGACTTCACGCGCCAGTGCAAGCTGCACGAAGACGCGTTCTTCGCCGACTCGTTCACCTCCGAGGCCGACCTGCACGCGGCCCCGCCGGCGGCCTGA